The proteins below come from a single Haladaptatus paucihalophilus DX253 genomic window:
- a CDS encoding TIGR00341 family protein has translation MRLIQVLVPDDCRSEVLAVLDDEHIDYVLTREDSDGNEAAVVQFPVPTQAVDAVLTALRDAGLDEDGYTVVGSLETARTPNIAELEDRFVKGGDEDDSIATEEIRTKALGMNPSPVTYYAMTVLSAIVATAGLLLDSPALVVGSMVIAPQVGSAMTTSVGLVLNDRDMIRDGLWSQVLGLAVAVVSATIFGWALKSAQFIPPALNVATVNQISQRTSPGFLSLAVGLCAGAAGALGLATALPVSLVGVMIAAALIPAAAAVGVGLAWGPPVLAFGAFVLLVVNVVSINAAGSGVLWGLGYRPKDGTTLRKAAPTVVAVVVLLVSFAGAGALMAQQVHTENTANREVQKLLEGEQYKSLDLVKVNVEFDDMGLVDDRQHVTVLVTRPSGKRYPGLAKEIAARISDELGGRTVVELEFTERQRSAART, from the coding sequence ATGCGTCTCATTCAGGTGCTCGTTCCGGACGACTGCCGGAGCGAGGTTCTTGCCGTGCTCGACGACGAGCACATCGATTACGTGCTCACCCGTGAGGACAGCGACGGGAACGAGGCGGCGGTCGTTCAGTTTCCGGTTCCGACGCAAGCAGTGGACGCCGTTCTCACGGCCCTTCGAGACGCGGGGTTGGACGAGGACGGCTACACCGTCGTCGGGAGTCTGGAGACGGCCCGGACGCCGAACATCGCGGAGTTGGAAGATAGGTTCGTCAAGGGAGGCGACGAGGACGACAGCATCGCCACGGAGGAAATCCGGACGAAGGCGCTCGGGATGAACCCGAGTCCGGTGACGTACTACGCCATGACCGTGCTGTCCGCTATCGTCGCAACCGCCGGGTTGTTGCTCGATTCGCCCGCACTCGTCGTGGGGTCGATGGTCATCGCCCCGCAAGTGGGGTCGGCGATGACGACGAGCGTCGGACTCGTGTTGAACGACCGCGACATGATACGCGACGGGTTGTGGTCGCAAGTGCTCGGACTCGCGGTCGCCGTCGTCAGCGCGACGATTTTCGGCTGGGCGCTCAAATCGGCCCAGTTCATTCCGCCCGCGCTCAACGTGGCGACGGTGAACCAGATAAGTCAACGCACTTCACCCGGGTTTCTCTCGCTCGCGGTCGGCCTCTGTGCCGGTGCGGCGGGGGCGTTGGGACTCGCAACCGCCCTGCCGGTGTCGCTCGTCGGCGTCATGATCGCGGCGGCGCTCATCCCCGCGGCCGCCGCGGTCGGCGTCGGCTTGGCGTGGGGACCGCCGGTGCTCGCGTTCGGCGCGTTCGTCCTGCTCGTGGTGAACGTCGTCTCCATCAACGCCGCCGGAAGCGGCGTTCTCTGGGGACTCGGCTATCGACCGAAAGACGGGACGACCCTTCGGAAAGCCGCACCGACGGTCGTCGCGGTCGTCGTCCTGCTCGTCTCGTTCGCCGGGGCGGGGGCGCTGATGGCCCAGCAGGTCCACACCGAGAACACGGCGAACAGGGAGGTACAGAAGCTCTTGGAGGGAGAGCAGTACAAATCGCTGGACCTCGTGAAGGTGAACGTCGAGTTCGACGATATGGGACTCGTGGACGACAGACAGCACGTGACGGTGCTCGTGACACGCCCGTCCGGAAAACGGTATCCCGGATTGGCGAAGGAAATTGCGGCGCGGATTTCCGACGAACTCGGCGGCCGGACCGTCGTCGAACTGGAGTTCACGGAGCGCCAGCGGTCGGCGGCGAGAACGTGA
- a CDS encoding aldo/keto reductase — MEYRTLGSTGTKVSELCFGTWRFAMESDGTVETDRETAHDLLDTAWENGINFIDTANVYGSPNGTSEEWIGDWLADHDREDFVIASKVYFPFDGWGEPGPNDSGLSRKHIRAQIEGTLDRLGTDYLDVYYIHRWDEETPIEETLSTLTELVEEGKVNYLGASSMAAWQLTKALWQSDVNGLERFDVTQPMYHAAAGDEVQDYLDVCADQDLAVCPYSPLAGGFLTGKYERDGDTPVGSRADLVDYFEDYYMSEEGWEVLDEIRAIADELDATPAQVALRWLIQQRDFSCTPIVGARTVEQLEENVGAADIELSAGQYDRIADAS; from the coding sequence ATGGAGTACAGAACTCTCGGCTCCACCGGCACGAAAGTTTCAGAACTGTGTTTCGGAACGTGGCGATTCGCCATGGAGTCGGACGGGACGGTCGAAACGGACCGCGAGACGGCCCACGACCTGCTCGATACGGCGTGGGAGAACGGCATCAACTTCATCGACACGGCGAACGTCTACGGAAGCCCGAACGGCACCAGCGAGGAGTGGATCGGCGACTGGCTCGCGGACCACGACCGCGAGGATTTCGTCATCGCCTCGAAGGTGTACTTCCCGTTCGACGGGTGGGGCGAACCCGGCCCGAACGACTCCGGTCTCTCGCGCAAGCACATCCGAGCGCAAATCGAGGGCACGCTCGACCGCCTCGGGACGGACTACCTCGACGTCTACTACATCCACCGCTGGGACGAGGAGACGCCCATCGAGGAGACGCTCTCCACGTTGACCGAACTCGTCGAGGAGGGGAAGGTGAACTACCTCGGCGCGAGTTCGATGGCCGCGTGGCAGTTGACCAAGGCGCTCTGGCAGAGCGACGTGAACGGCCTCGAACGCTTCGACGTGACACAGCCGATGTACCACGCGGCGGCGGGCGACGAAGTGCAGGACTACCTCGACGTCTGCGCGGACCAGGACCTCGCGGTCTGCCCGTACTCGCCGCTCGCTGGCGGGTTCCTGACCGGCAAGTACGAACGCGACGGCGACACGCCGGTCGGGTCGCGCGCGGACCTCGTGGACTACTTCGAGGACTACTACATGTCCGAGGAGGGCTGGGAGGTACTGGACGAGATTCGGGCCATCGCGGACGAACTCGACGCGACCCCGGCACAGGTCGCGCTCCGCTGGCTCATCCAACAGCGCGACTTCTCGTGTACGCCCATCGTCGGCGCGCGAACGGTCGAGCAACTGGAGGAGAACGTCGGCGCGGCCGACATCGAACTCTCGGCGGGACAGTACGACCGCATCGCCGACGCGAGCTAA
- a CDS encoding spondin domain-containing protein: protein MTRPFERHGSRSAGREHRRRYTRRDLLRTTALGGTAALSGFAGIGVASAQDGGNGETEFTVEIRNVSSNDTLQPPDGERQPVPLSPGVYAVYRGGDPIFTAGKQGGARGLEQLAEDGDPTRLERSLDDQQGVQSDVFDRPEGSDQPGPLEPGQTYRFDFDAQPGERLSFATMFVPSNDLFFAPGGIGIPLFRSGNPISGNVTSQVLLWDAGTERNEQPGTGPNQAPRQSAPNTGPDENAPVQPISRVDDGFRYPAVADVIRVTVASRNA from the coding sequence ATGACACGACCATTCGAACGCCACGGTTCACGGTCGGCGGGACGCGAACACCGCCGACGGTACACACGCCGCGACCTGCTCCGAACGACCGCGCTCGGCGGAACCGCCGCTCTCTCCGGGTTCGCGGGAATCGGCGTGGCGAGCGCGCAAGACGGTGGAAATGGGGAGACGGAGTTCACGGTGGAAATCCGCAACGTCTCCAGCAACGACACGCTCCAACCGCCCGACGGGGAACGTCAACCGGTCCCGCTCTCACCCGGCGTCTACGCCGTCTACCGCGGTGGCGACCCCATCTTCACCGCCGGGAAGCAGGGCGGCGCACGGGGACTCGAACAGCTCGCCGAGGACGGCGACCCGACCCGACTGGAGCGGTCCCTCGACGACCAACAGGGGGTCCAAAGCGACGTTTTCGACCGACCGGAGGGGAGTGACCAACCGGGGCCGCTCGAACCGGGGCAGACGTATCGGTTCGACTTCGACGCCCAACCGGGCGAGCGCCTGTCGTTCGCCACGATGTTCGTCCCGTCGAACGACCTCTTTTTCGCGCCGGGCGGCATCGGCATCCCGCTCTTCCGGAGCGGCAACCCCATCAGCGGCAACGTGACGTCGCAGGTGCTCCTCTGGGACGCGGGCACCGAACGGAACGAACAGCCCGGAACCGGGCCGAACCAAGCCCCGCGACAGTCCGCGCCGAACACGGGACCCGACGAGAACGCACCGGTACAGCCGATATCGAGGGTCGACGACGGATTTCGGTATCCGGCGGTCGCCGACGTGATTCGGGTCACGGTCGCATCGAGGAACGCGTGA
- a CDS encoding lamin tail domain-containing protein — MSFRVPSRSVSVAILLVVVTSALVAGCTSVQETTTPQSVEPTSNTGSRSQTSQWTVTITRIVDGDTVEFRYANGTTDTGRLLGVDTPEVHTENDPSEFEGVPDDASGERCLRDWGHKASEFARAELVDERVTITLDANEGPRGYYGRLLIYIRESDGTRFNYQLVKQGYARVYDSEFTKRDRFYAAEANAQQHDVGLWECTNGGRSADGKGNTDGTVTTDESTTRVATDGGTSGLSVARIHADADGNDHENLNDEYVVLKNAADETLDLSGWTVSDDGGHTYRVPSGVTLAGGETLTLYTGSGSDSASELHWNADAAVWNNGGDTVVVRDATGTVVLRRKYEG; from the coding sequence GTGTCTTTCAGGGTTCCCTCCCGGTCGGTTTCCGTCGCCATCCTCCTCGTCGTCGTGACGAGCGCGCTGGTCGCCGGGTGCACGTCGGTACAAGAGACTACGACGCCGCAGTCGGTCGAACCGACCTCGAATACGGGGTCCCGGAGCCAGACCAGCCAGTGGACGGTCACCATCACCCGCATCGTGGACGGCGACACCGTGGAGTTCCGCTACGCGAACGGAACGACGGATACGGGGCGACTCCTCGGCGTCGATACGCCCGAGGTGCACACCGAGAACGACCCGTCGGAGTTCGAAGGGGTACCGGACGACGCGAGCGGAGAGCGCTGTCTCCGCGACTGGGGGCACAAGGCGAGCGAGTTCGCCAGAGCGGAACTCGTGGACGAACGAGTGACCATCACGCTGGACGCGAACGAGGGACCGCGGGGGTACTACGGTCGATTGCTGATTTACATCCGCGAGTCGGACGGGACGCGGTTTAATTACCAACTGGTCAAACAGGGCTACGCGCGGGTGTACGACAGCGAGTTCACCAAGCGCGACCGGTTTTACGCCGCCGAGGCGAACGCACAGCAGCACGACGTCGGTCTCTGGGAGTGCACGAACGGAGGGAGGAGTGCGGACGGGAAAGGGAACACGGACGGAACGGTGACGACGGACGAATCGACGACCCGAGTGGCGACCGACGGCGGCACGAGCGGCCTTTCCGTCGCTCGAATCCACGCGGACGCGGACGGAAACGACCACGAGAACCTGAACGACGAGTACGTCGTCCTGAAGAACGCGGCCGACGAAACGCTCGACCTCTCCGGGTGGACGGTTTCGGACGACGGCGGGCACACGTACCGCGTGCCGTCGGGCGTGACGCTCGCAGGCGGGGAGACGCTCACGCTCTACACGGGGAGCGGGTCGGACTCGGCGTCGGAACTCCACTGGAACGCCGACGCCGCGGTCTGGAACAACGGCGGGGATACGGTCGTCGTGCGGGACGCGACCGGAACGGTCGTCCTCCGACGGAAGTACGAGGGCTGA
- a CDS encoding PAS domain S-box protein, translating to MPLHEGYPETPQILHIGVDGNGERQGIAEERTSAEDALARLETADCIVCEHGPPECDALAVLAAVRERDASLPFFIVTDDERTVEAAFSMDVTDCVGPDSRTILSQKIERAVTCYRNERMLSRAEAVLEGLADAVVTIDESGEIRYVNEGFERVLGYDPDEMIGTSLTRVIPDRLAPVHEESLQRYVETGERRLDWESVETIARHRDGHEIPVTLSFRSEACNGDELITGTIRDISERRTVETELEASRERYRKLVAASPEAILVADTETGEIVDANAAAEELLDRPRNEICGMYQWEVHPTEHHERYRKIFDKHANGGGISRSSEHLSVVRSDGEQIPVEISANRTQLGGREVIHGIFKDVSERKARERTLESLRSATRELMTAETKTDICEIAVEAAGEELGLSLSGIYLVNDERDVLRPVAVTEATEEIPDEIPRSEDGNGPAWRAFESGEVAVFEDRTEVYGADGRELTGEQEMVIPLAEHGVFLLGSRSMAKLDEYVRDFAEILATNVRSALDRAEREETLSAQRAELVELNRINEVIRDVDRALVQATSREEIEETVVNRLASAGLYEFAWVGECEVSVEAIRAVANAGNAAYLESLEPSDDRQECPVAKAQTSGQAEVVEDVMTDPAFESWQDESPVGNTQSMAAIPIRYDETCYGVLTVHADRSRAFDDREREVLVELGETMGMAIAAIESRKALVSDCVVEVEMEIESAEHYFIRVPQELDCTFTLLGTTMAPTGEIHCFITASGVSSGAVLERTAQAEGISNTRLIRERNDECVFEVTYEGPSFVKALVDRGAAVGYVEADENRTRGTVELPMDASVRGVVEAVKNIAPGARVVAQREREKPEKTATEFRMQLSESLTDRQRTALETAYLAGFFEWPRDSTGEEVAELLDVSAPTFHQHLRHAQAKLLKTFFDQ from the coding sequence ATGCCCCTCCATGAAGGATATCCGGAGACGCCACAGATCCTCCACATTGGCGTCGATGGCAACGGTGAGCGCCAGGGGATTGCAGAGGAGAGGACGAGTGCCGAAGATGCGCTCGCCCGGCTCGAAACGGCGGACTGCATCGTCTGTGAACACGGACCACCCGAATGCGACGCGCTCGCCGTGCTGGCGGCGGTACGCGAACGCGACGCGAGCCTTCCGTTTTTCATCGTGACCGACGACGAACGGACGGTCGAAGCAGCGTTTTCGATGGATGTGACCGACTGTGTTGGTCCCGACAGTCGGACCATCCTCTCACAGAAGATAGAACGTGCCGTCACATGCTATCGGAACGAACGGATGCTATCACGGGCGGAGGCGGTTCTCGAAGGACTCGCGGATGCCGTCGTGACGATAGACGAATCGGGCGAAATTCGCTACGTCAACGAGGGATTCGAGCGGGTGCTCGGCTACGACCCGGACGAAATGATCGGAACGTCGTTGACGCGGGTCATCCCGGACCGACTGGCGCCGGTGCACGAGGAATCGCTGCAGCGGTACGTGGAAACGGGTGAACGACGACTCGATTGGGAGTCCGTGGAGACGATAGCGCGGCACCGAGACGGCCACGAGATTCCGGTAACGCTGTCGTTTCGGAGTGAAGCCTGCAACGGTGACGAGTTGATAACCGGAACCATCCGCGACATTTCGGAGCGGCGGACGGTGGAGACGGAACTGGAAGCGTCGCGCGAACGCTATCGAAAGCTGGTCGCCGCGAGTCCGGAAGCCATCCTCGTCGCCGACACCGAAACGGGGGAAATCGTGGACGCGAACGCGGCGGCGGAGGAGCTCCTCGACCGACCTCGAAACGAGATTTGCGGGATGTATCAGTGGGAGGTACACCCCACGGAGCACCACGAACGGTATCGGAAAATCTTCGACAAGCACGCGAACGGGGGAGGGATATCCAGAAGCTCGGAGCACCTCTCGGTCGTTCGTTCGGACGGCGAGCAAATTCCCGTCGAAATCAGCGCGAATCGCACCCAACTCGGTGGCCGGGAAGTCATCCACGGCATCTTCAAGGACGTTTCGGAACGGAAGGCGCGCGAGCGGACGCTCGAATCCTTGCGGTCGGCGACGCGGGAACTCATGACGGCCGAGACGAAGACCGATATCTGTGAAATAGCGGTCGAAGCCGCGGGAGAAGAGTTGGGACTGTCGCTGTCGGGAATCTATCTCGTGAACGACGAGCGGGACGTCCTCCGGCCGGTCGCCGTGACGGAGGCGACCGAGGAGATACCGGACGAGATTCCGCGCTCCGAGGACGGGAACGGACCCGCGTGGAGAGCGTTCGAGTCGGGTGAAGTTGCAGTATTCGAGGACAGAACAGAGGTGTACGGAGCGGACGGCCGGGAGTTGACGGGCGAACAGGAGATGGTGATACCCTTGGCCGAGCACGGCGTCTTCCTGCTGGGGTCGCGTTCGATGGCGAAGTTGGACGAGTACGTCCGGGATTTCGCGGAGATATTGGCGACGAACGTCCGGTCGGCGCTCGACCGGGCGGAGCGCGAGGAGACGCTCTCGGCGCAACGCGCCGAGCTGGTGGAACTGAACCGAATCAACGAGGTCATCCGTGACGTGGACCGCGCGTTGGTGCAAGCGACGAGCCGGGAGGAGATAGAGGAGACGGTCGTAAATCGGTTGGCGTCGGCGGGGCTATACGAATTCGCGTGGGTCGGCGAGTGCGAGGTGAGCGTCGAAGCCATCCGTGCGGTAGCGAACGCGGGCAACGCCGCGTATCTAGAATCGCTCGAACCATCGGATGACAGACAAGAATGTCCGGTCGCAAAAGCGCAGACATCGGGGCAAGCGGAGGTTGTCGAGGACGTGATGACCGACCCGGCGTTCGAATCGTGGCAGGACGAATCGCCCGTCGGGAACACACAGTCGATGGCCGCCATTCCGATTCGATACGACGAAACCTGTTACGGAGTTCTCACGGTTCACGCGGACAGGAGTAGGGCGTTCGACGACCGGGAGCGGGAAGTGCTCGTCGAACTCGGGGAAACGATGGGGATGGCGATTGCCGCCATAGAGAGCAGGAAGGCGCTGGTGTCCGACTGCGTGGTCGAAGTGGAGATGGAGATAGAGAGCGCCGAGCATTACTTCATCCGCGTTCCACAGGAGCTCGACTGTACGTTCACGCTCTTGGGGACGACGATGGCACCGACGGGAGAGATTCACTGTTTCATCACCGCGTCCGGCGTGTCGTCGGGCGCCGTCCTCGAACGAACCGCGCAAGCGGAAGGGATATCGAACACGCGACTCATCCGCGAACGCAACGACGAGTGCGTCTTCGAGGTGACCTACGAGGGACCGTCGTTCGTCAAGGCGCTCGTTGACCGGGGGGCGGCGGTCGGATACGTCGAAGCCGACGAAAACCGCACCCGTGGAACGGTCGAACTCCCGATGGACGCGAGCGTCAGAGGGGTGGTCGAGGCGGTGAAGAACATCGCGCCGGGCGCTCGCGTCGTCGCCCAACGCGAACGGGAGAAACCCGAGAAGACGGCGACGGAGTTCCGCATGCAGCTCTCGGAGTCGCTGACCGACCGGCAGCGGACGGCGCTGGAAACCGCCTATCTCGCCGGGTTCTTCGAGTGGCCGCGGGACAGCACGGGCGAGGAGGTCGCCGAGTTGCTCGACGTGTCGGCACCGACGTTCCACCAGCACCTCCGACACGCACAGGCGAAACTGCTGAAGACCTTTTTCGACCAGTGA
- a CDS encoding SHOCT domain-containing protein — translation MSDTPSERFRENATEITSILVTGFWLLALFTDQSWWLPAMLVGYVVVIPIVEMLFGDEEEEEEESWEDGRETKAEPTERHGAGENNRDALETLKDRYARGELTDEQFERKLERLVENETVEDVEDRLGRGERNLERN, via the coding sequence ATGAGCGACACTCCGAGCGAGCGTTTCCGCGAGAACGCGACGGAAATTACGTCGATTCTCGTCACGGGGTTCTGGCTCCTCGCCCTCTTCACCGACCAGAGTTGGTGGCTTCCGGCGATGTTGGTCGGCTACGTCGTCGTCATTCCCATCGTCGAGATGCTGTTCGGCGACGAGGAGGAAGAGGAAGAAGAATCGTGGGAGGACGGTCGGGAGACGAAGGCCGAACCGACGGAACGCCACGGCGCGGGAGAGAACAACCGCGACGCTCTCGAAACGCTGAAAGACAGGTACGCGCGCGGCGAACTCACGGACGAGCAGTTCGAGCGAAAACTGGAACGACTCGTGGAAAACGAGACGGTCGAGGACGTGGAGGACCGTCTCGGACGGGGCGAACGGAACCTGGAGCGGAACTGA
- a CDS encoding winged helix-turn-helix domain-containing protein, which produces MERDDDPTVTRLTPDEAFGLLGDETRFAILRALNGADESLSFSELRTRVGADDPGGFNYHLGKLTGQFVRKTEAGYDVSPPGERVVGAILSGGYTAEFSADSVPVDGNCLHCGGRLEAIFRDHGITIDCSDCEWMFTNPEIPAGLMDGMDAAAAPNVVARWLRTVDEAAEVGMCTNCHGRLDSTLYLSDDDDAPDWLEGSGLVGMEFCECTRCGHVYNRSVQLAVLSHPLVAAFHYEHGIDLRETPRWELPWLEADNATVESTDPLRIAVPMTLDGETRTFVFDRGLDVVDRYDAE; this is translated from the coding sequence ATGGAACGTGACGACGACCCAACCGTTACGCGACTCACTCCCGACGAGGCATTTGGGCTGCTCGGCGACGAGACCCGGTTCGCAATCCTGCGGGCGTTGAACGGGGCCGACGAGTCGTTGTCCTTCTCCGAACTTCGAACCCGCGTCGGTGCGGACGACCCCGGCGGGTTCAACTACCACCTCGGGAAGCTCACGGGACAGTTCGTGCGGAAGACCGAGGCGGGCTACGACGTCTCACCGCCGGGGGAACGGGTCGTCGGGGCCATCCTCTCCGGCGGGTACACCGCGGAATTCAGCGCCGATTCCGTTCCGGTCGATGGGAACTGCCTCCACTGCGGGGGTCGATTGGAAGCGATCTTCCGGGACCACGGAATCACCATCGACTGCTCGGACTGTGAGTGGATGTTCACTAACCCCGAAATTCCCGCGGGACTCATGGACGGAATGGACGCGGCGGCGGCACCGAACGTCGTCGCTCGGTGGCTCCGAACCGTGGACGAGGCCGCCGAAGTCGGTATGTGTACGAACTGCCACGGGCGGCTGGATTCGACGCTGTATCTCTCCGACGACGATGACGCTCCCGATTGGCTCGAAGGCAGCGGATTGGTCGGAATGGAGTTCTGCGAATGCACTCGCTGCGGTCACGTGTACAACAGGTCGGTTCAGTTGGCCGTTCTCTCGCACCCGCTGGTCGCCGCGTTCCACTACGAACACGGCATCGACCTCCGCGAAACGCCGAGGTGGGAGCTTCCGTGGTTGGAGGCGGACAACGCGACCGTCGAGTCCACCGACCCGCTTCGTATCGCGGTTCCCATGACCCTCGACGGGGAAACGCGTACGTTCGTTTTCGACCGAGGGTTGGACGTCGTGGACCGATACGACGCGGAATAA
- a CDS encoding DUF5694 domain-containing protein, with protein sequence MANTNEKRIPKGWPEPTPEQVQVMVLGTYHMDNPGLDEVNVDADDVLADRRQAELRDLVTRVSEWEPDAVAVERPYDRNESINDRYREYRSGDRTYDREETFPASHSERNELTTECRSEIVQVGFRLADHLDHDGVAAIDEYPDEPDSDPFEDRDIDSGRKTEIELPERDAVQRESDDRLSSSTIPEYLDWINRKEERRFNHDSMFDAGIRAADGPFGSPVALAYWYERNIRMVHHLWRAMDSEDDRILLLVGAGHVRVLRHLLTEAPMFCPVSPLPYLPASG encoded by the coding sequence ATGGCGAACACGAACGAGAAACGAATCCCGAAGGGATGGCCGGAACCGACGCCCGAACAAGTGCAGGTGATGGTGCTCGGCACCTATCACATGGATAACCCCGGACTGGACGAGGTGAACGTCGATGCCGACGACGTGCTTGCCGACCGCCGACAAGCCGAGTTGCGCGACTTGGTGACTCGAGTTTCGGAGTGGGAACCGGACGCGGTTGCCGTCGAGCGCCCCTACGACCGAAACGAGTCGATAAACGACCGCTATCGGGAGTATCGGTCGGGCGACCGCACCTACGACCGTGAAGAGACGTTTCCCGCGTCCCACTCGGAACGGAACGAACTGACGACCGAATGTCGGAGCGAAATCGTCCAGGTCGGCTTCCGACTCGCCGACCACCTCGACCACGACGGGGTCGCCGCGATAGACGAATATCCCGACGAACCCGATTCCGACCCGTTCGAAGACCGCGACATCGATTCGGGTCGGAAGACGGAAATAGAACTGCCCGAGCGCGACGCGGTACAGCGTGAGAGCGACGACCGACTTTCCTCCTCGACGATTCCCGAGTACCTCGACTGGATCAACCGGAAGGAGGAACGCCGGTTTAACCACGACTCCATGTTCGATGCGGGAATTCGTGCGGCGGACGGACCGTTCGGGAGTCCGGTCGCGCTCGCCTACTGGTACGAGCGGAACATTCGCATGGTTCACCACCTTTGGCGGGCGATGGATTCCGAAGACGACAGAATCCTGTTGCTCGTCGGGGCTGGCCACGTTCGCGTTCTCCGCCACCTCCTCACCGAAGCGCCGATGTTCTGCCCGGTCAGCCCGCTCCCGTATCTGCCCGCCAGCGGCTGA
- a CDS encoding MutS-related protein: MRLEDYWGVGPKTSELLEAELGVERAIRAIESSDVRALTNAGLSRGRATRILRQANGGDGMAVLATRDARSVYKSLLDIASDYAVTPDAGDRIRVLTPVRSREEATDRLDSVMAAVESWDALDEDTRETVLDAFDAYDGSERTAVETAISLQRTGVTDGAFATVADIDADDLAVAVGALGKLDDGSVAEGADEELDRLRSALRAAERLESGALDVIESVQSGDVRTPDEFRESYVEYVARETDIEPQRIRDATVGEATDATDFVGGSLRELVAETESAAEEREARVVEDLETDIETARDAIDAAVSAVSDLAVSLSLARFADAFDLTRPEFVDSGFAVDDARNLFLATGNGDVQPITYGIGDHRIAGPPKGDRVTVLTGANSGGKTTLLETLCQVGLLAQMGLPVPASRAQVSISDAIVFHRRHASFNAGVLESTLRSIVPPLTNDGRTLMLVDEFEAITEPGSAANLLHGLVSLTVDRGALGVFVTHLADDLNPLPGQARKDGIFAEGLNDELDLLVDYQPRFQTVGKSTPEFIVSRLIASSDDRAERAGYDVLGRAVGEALIQETLDSWADAE, encoded by the coding sequence ATGAGGCTGGAGGATTACTGGGGCGTCGGGCCGAAGACGAGCGAACTACTCGAAGCCGAACTGGGAGTCGAACGTGCGATTCGGGCCATCGAATCGAGCGACGTTCGCGCGCTGACGAACGCGGGGCTGTCCCGCGGCCGAGCGACGCGAATCCTTCGACAGGCCAACGGCGGCGACGGGATGGCCGTGCTCGCCACCCGCGACGCCCGCTCGGTGTACAAATCCCTGCTCGATATCGCGAGCGACTACGCCGTCACGCCCGACGCTGGCGACCGAATTCGAGTGCTGACTCCGGTTCGCTCCCGCGAGGAGGCGACCGACCGGCTCGACTCGGTCATGGCCGCCGTCGAATCGTGGGACGCACTGGATGAGGACACGCGCGAGACCGTTCTCGACGCCTTCGACGCGTACGACGGCAGCGAACGAACCGCGGTCGAGACCGCCATTTCCCTCCAACGAACCGGCGTGACCGACGGCGCGTTCGCCACAGTCGCCGACATCGACGCCGACGACCTCGCCGTCGCGGTCGGCGCGCTCGGGAAACTCGACGACGGCTCGGTTGCCGAGGGAGCGGACGAGGAACTCGACCGACTTCGGTCGGCGTTGCGCGCGGCCGAACGCCTCGAAAGCGGTGCGCTGGACGTGATCGAATCCGTCCAGTCCGGCGACGTACGGACGCCCGACGAGTTCCGCGAGAGCTACGTCGAGTACGTCGCCCGCGAAACGGACATCGAACCGCAGCGAATCCGCGACGCGACGGTCGGCGAGGCCACCGACGCGACGGATTTCGTCGGCGGGTCGCTCCGCGAACTCGTCGCGGAGACCGAGAGCGCTGCCGAGGAACGCGAAGCGAGAGTGGTCGAAGACCTCGAAACCGACATCGAAACCGCCCGCGACGCCATCGACGCCGCCGTCTCCGCCGTGAGCGACCTCGCGGTTTCGCTGTCGCTCGCCCGATTTGCCGACGCGTTCGACCTCACGCGTCCCGAGTTCGTCGATTCCGGCTTCGCGGTCGACGACGCGCGAAACCTCTTTCTCGCCACCGGGAACGGAGATGTCCAACCCATCACCTACGGCATCGGTGACCATCGAATCGCGGGACCGCCGAAAGGCGACCGGGTGACGGTGCTGACCGGCGCGAACAGCGGGGGGAAGACGACCCTGCTCGAAACCCTGTGTCAGGTCGGCCTGCTAGCACAGATGGGACTCCCCGTTCCCGCTTCGCGCGCGCAGGTGTCGATTTCGGACGCCATCGTCTTTCACCGCCGCCACGCGAGTTTCAACGCTGGCGTGCTCGAATCCACGCTCCGGAGCATCGTTCCGCCGCTCACGAACGACGGACGCACCCTCATGCTGGTGGACGAGTTCGAGGCCATCACGGAACCCGGAAGCGCGGCGAATCTCCTCCACGGGTTGGTGAGTCTGACCGTCGATAGGGGCGCGCTCGGCGTCTTCGTCACCCACCTCGCGGACGACCTGAACCCGCTCCCCGGACAGGCGCGCAAGGACGGTATCTTCGCCGAAGGGCTGAACGACGAGTTGGACCTGCTCGTCGATTATCAGCCGCGGTTCCAGACGGTCGGCAAGTCCACGCCGGAGTTCATCGTCTCGCGTCTCATCGCCTCCTCGGACGACCGGGCGGAACGCGCCGGGTACGACGTTCTGGGGCGCGCCGTCGGCGAGGCGCTGATTCAGGAGACGCTGGATTCGTGGGCGGACGCGGAGTAA